Proteins from one Bos taurus isolate L1 Dominette 01449 registration number 42190680 breed Hereford chromosome 7, ARS-UCD2.0, whole genome shotgun sequence genomic window:
- the UQCR11 gene encoding cytochrome b-c1 complex subunit 10 has product MLTRFLGPRYRQLARNWVPTASLWGAVGAVGLVWATDWRLILDWVPYINGKFKKDD; this is encoded by the exons ATGCTGACCAGGTTCCTGGGCCCGCGCTATCGCCAGCTGGCCAGAAACTG GGTCCCCACGGCGAGCCTGTGGGGCGCTGTGGGTGCCGTGGGGCTGGTATGGGCCACTGACTGGCGGCTGATTCTGGACTGGGTGCCCTACATCAACGGCAAGTTCAAGAAGGATGACTAG